In Mycolicibacterium mucogenicum DSM 44124, the following are encoded in one genomic region:
- a CDS encoding FAD-dependent monooxygenase gives MADESIVIVGAGASGSTLALLLARYDIPTVVIEERAETRLHPAAHVINARTLEIWNQASPTLGRALASITPPIDTVNVIRWCTDVRSEPIGEIDLLSQPDRLAEVRTHSPYLISHIGQHLLMPELWKALEDDPLIDFRRGWRAGHDGKALTLRRQGSDPVTVSPRFIIAADGANSALRGAAGIAMTGPVLANMGSVFFHAPGLYPDGAPRPLLSWIYHPRFSGVMIAHADDDYVLMTPYLHAAQSIAGDARRFWNRMLPNVIGSSEYRIRSTGTWTMTKQIADRFRSGSLLLIGDAAHRFPHTGGFGLNSGVQDAHNLAWKLAAVLQDGASDALLDSYEIERRPVVARFAEQSTQNHFKLDDVTAPLGVTNRSLNQATELIGKLPLDRVPDSAIARVADALTTAQTSRTRRLLRSSTRSRRLRARMAAAIPGQEEHFVASGLEFGYTYASPLIDTAEGPCPAGDVAFYRPTTHPGARLPHTSIRRSDGSAVSTHDVIARRGLTVFTADASGWADALASLSISLPLTVVALISNSDGDRTATALFEVGDRGAVVVRPDGHVVWRTDAGPQTVEQLRTFIERAWSDVYPAPVPTPANGPAERRRLETS, from the coding sequence ATGGCCGATGAATCGATCGTCATCGTCGGTGCCGGCGCTTCGGGATCGACTCTTGCCCTGTTGCTGGCACGATACGACATTCCGACCGTCGTCATCGAGGAGCGTGCGGAAACGCGCCTACATCCGGCGGCACACGTCATCAACGCCCGCACCCTGGAGATATGGAACCAAGCCTCACCTACGCTGGGGCGCGCTTTGGCGTCGATTACGCCGCCCATCGACACCGTGAATGTCATCCGGTGGTGCACCGATGTGCGATCCGAGCCCATCGGCGAGATCGACCTGCTCTCCCAACCGGATCGGCTCGCCGAAGTACGTACGCACAGTCCCTATCTCATCTCCCACATCGGTCAACACCTGCTGATGCCCGAGCTCTGGAAAGCTCTCGAGGACGACCCCCTCATCGACTTCAGGAGGGGGTGGCGTGCCGGCCACGATGGCAAGGCACTGACCTTGCGAAGGCAGGGCAGCGATCCGGTGACCGTCTCACCTCGATTCATCATCGCTGCGGATGGCGCAAACAGCGCGTTGCGGGGCGCCGCCGGCATCGCGATGACCGGCCCGGTGCTGGCCAACATGGGCAGCGTCTTCTTCCACGCGCCCGGGCTTTACCCCGACGGCGCTCCCCGGCCGCTGCTCAGTTGGATCTACCACCCGCGTTTCAGCGGGGTGATGATCGCCCACGCCGACGACGACTACGTCCTGATGACGCCCTATCTGCATGCGGCTCAGTCAATCGCCGGCGACGCTCGTCGTTTCTGGAACCGTATGCTGCCCAACGTAATCGGATCCTCCGAGTATCGGATTCGGTCGACCGGAACCTGGACCATGACCAAACAGATCGCCGACCGCTTCCGGTCCGGATCACTGCTGCTGATCGGAGATGCGGCTCACCGATTCCCGCATACCGGTGGCTTCGGCCTCAACAGCGGTGTGCAGGATGCCCACAACCTGGCCTGGAAGCTCGCCGCAGTTCTGCAGGACGGAGCCTCCGATGCACTGCTGGACAGTTACGAGATCGAACGGCGTCCCGTTGTCGCACGGTTCGCCGAACAGAGCACCCAGAACCACTTCAAGCTCGACGACGTCACCGCGCCGCTCGGCGTGACGAACCGCTCGCTCAACCAAGCGACCGAACTCATCGGCAAGCTGCCCTTGGATCGCGTCCCCGATTCGGCGATCGCTCGCGTTGCGGACGCTCTGACCACGGCTCAGACATCGCGCACGCGACGCCTGCTGCGCAGCAGTACCCGCAGCCGTCGCCTGCGCGCGCGGATGGCCGCCGCCATTCCGGGGCAAGAAGAACATTTCGTGGCCAGCGGATTGGAGTTCGGCTACACCTACGCCAGTCCGTTGATCGACACCGCTGAAGGACCTTGCCCGGCAGGGGATGTCGCGTTCTATCGCCCTACCACCCATCCCGGTGCACGGTTACCGCATACGTCCATCCGTCGATCCGATGGTTCGGCGGTGTCCACCCATGATGTGATCGCGCGCAGAGGACTCACGGTTTTCACCGCCGACGCAAGCGGATGGGCCGACGCGCTGGCAAGCTTGTCAATCTCCTTACCTCTCACCGTCGTTGCGCTGATCAGTAACAGCGACGGTGACCGAACCGCCACCGCTCTGTTCGAGGTCGGGGACCGTGGCGCCGTCGTGGTACGGCCGGACGGCCACGTGGTATGGCGCACCGACGCCGGTCCGCAAACGGTAGAGCAGTTACGAACGTTCATCGAGCGGGCGTGGAGCGACGTGTATCCCGCGCCCGTGCCGACGCCGGCCAACGGTCCGGCTGAGCGAAGGAGACTCGAGACATCGTGA
- a CDS encoding VOC family protein, giving the protein MSTTPSPSQPPDQESSPTSAPDLDQLPDRPVPDFIAHWVVKTARSAEMIEWYGQVFGARVVHEDAQIAFLAWDHESHRLALVKLPPPLRYVFPLSRWRRKTYGIDHLAFTFASVEGLLLTYERLKKVGITPVWSINHGPTTSLYYEDPEGIRLEFQTENFPTAQQTADYFNSTDFDQDPIGMNIDPDYLLEQLRAGVHREQLLKRGAGTRPGTKPRSNKRAITWKTL; this is encoded by the coding sequence GTGAGCACCACACCGAGCCCATCGCAACCGCCAGACCAGGAAAGCAGCCCCACCTCCGCACCGGATCTGGACCAACTTCCCGACCGCCCGGTACCCGACTTCATCGCGCACTGGGTCGTCAAGACCGCGCGCAGCGCCGAGATGATCGAGTGGTACGGGCAGGTCTTCGGTGCCCGCGTCGTCCACGAAGACGCCCAGATCGCCTTCCTCGCATGGGATCACGAGAGTCATCGGCTGGCGTTGGTCAAGCTGCCGCCGCCGCTGCGGTACGTGTTCCCGCTGTCGCGATGGCGTCGAAAGACCTACGGCATCGACCACCTCGCCTTCACCTTCGCCTCGGTGGAGGGGTTGCTGCTGACCTACGAACGGCTCAAGAAGGTTGGTATCACACCGGTCTGGTCCATCAACCACGGTCCCACGACGAGCCTCTACTACGAGGATCCAGAAGGCATCCGACTGGAGTTCCAGACCGAGAACTTCCCCACGGCACAGCAGACCGCCGACTACTTCAACAGCACCGACTTCGATCAGGACCCGATCGGCATGAACATCGACCCCGACTATCTACTCGAACAGCTACGCGCGGGGGTGCATCGAGAACAGCTGCTCAAGCGCGGAGCCGGTACCCGCCCGGGCACCAAACCACGATCGAACAAGCGCGCCATCACATGGAAGACGTTGTGA
- a CDS encoding fumarylacetoacetate hydrolase family protein, translating to MVVHLVRYEHNERISWGVLAGDVISPLSGDYPSTADLIDGGRSDWTEAATTPGNVKPAEVRLLSPITTPCRVMCQGANYRQHAIESGMDPDRRTFNLFFDKTDAAVTGPCDPVTRPAHVTLLDYEIELALVLRGTVHAPTTVTTENLHDYVFGVTIGNDLSARDVQLPQGQFLKGKSYRGFCPLGPVLAVLEAEDLGLLDDLELRLEVNGSLRQADNTVNMLYRPAETLTELSEFCNWNPGDVLLTGTPHGIVAGSPPPLVRRLATALLPEDKLWAAFVKVNQRKPYLGPGDVVTASIRNAAGTLDLGTQRNTIVAPIR from the coding sequence ATGGTCGTCCACCTCGTCCGATACGAGCACAACGAGCGAATCTCGTGGGGTGTGCTCGCCGGTGATGTCATTTCGCCGCTCTCCGGCGATTACCCCAGCACCGCCGACCTCATCGACGGCGGTAGGTCCGACTGGACGGAGGCGGCGACAACGCCCGGCAATGTGAAGCCGGCCGAAGTCCGACTGCTGTCACCGATAACCACACCGTGTCGGGTGATGTGCCAGGGTGCCAACTACCGCCAACATGCGATCGAGTCCGGGATGGACCCCGACCGGCGCACCTTCAACCTGTTCTTCGACAAGACCGACGCTGCGGTCACCGGTCCGTGCGACCCGGTCACCCGACCGGCTCATGTCACCTTGCTCGACTACGAGATCGAGCTCGCGTTGGTTCTGCGCGGAACAGTGCACGCGCCCACGACGGTCACCACCGAGAATCTGCACGACTACGTCTTCGGCGTCACCATCGGCAACGACCTGTCCGCCCGAGACGTGCAGCTGCCTCAGGGACAGTTTCTGAAAGGCAAAAGCTACCGCGGGTTCTGCCCGCTGGGTCCCGTGCTGGCGGTTCTCGAAGCCGAGGATCTGGGGCTGCTCGACGATCTCGAGCTGCGCCTGGAGGTCAACGGATCGCTGCGGCAAGCGGACAACACCGTGAACATGCTCTACCGGCCCGCCGAGACACTCACCGAACTGAGCGAGTTCTGCAACTGGAATCCCGGAGACGTACTGCTGACCGGGACACCCCACGGCATCGTGGCGGGCTCGCCGCCTCCCCTCGTCCGACGCCTGGCCACGGCTCTGCTCCCCGAGGACAAGCTATGGGCGGCATTTGTCAAGGTCAACCAGCGCAAGCCCTACCTCGGGCCCGGCGATGTCGTGACCGCCTCCATCCGGAACGCGGCCGGAACGCTCGACCTGGGCACCCAACGAAACACCATCGTCGCCCCAATACGCTGA
- a CDS encoding PucR family transcriptional regulator gives MKRPWFAKLEPSAHSAVPDASVLPDRAQVVAEQLGPGPAGWAVELAALMAANITAAIPELSVDAVADEIAKGCEAVALGALSALALDDDVAVTTMPELLAGPMEVVARGIGVEHVLRSIHVAHATAAQVMLDAAEHVVPESQRFSEMRRISDTLFGIVEVLTERMADEYARAREAWVTSSVARRTEVVEDILQGTAVPMDRAIRILGYDLNRWHVALIAWTSPTVPSEPLHLRTAACEALAAAGCTATLTLPVGAQRVWAWGSRTSHAPEPAVPTEPPISGIRIAIGTAGAGVDGFRRSHREAAEAARVGAMSTRDTSSFSYQDLDIVAMLSTDLPAARAFVARELGGLVDTIESVATVRRTLKRYLDLDRSLAGTAADLLIARNTVAYRVQRAEQLRGHPATVRRLQLHAALTLAEELGDAVLGAANPKSD, from the coding sequence ATGAAACGGCCCTGGTTCGCCAAGCTGGAACCCTCCGCGCATAGCGCCGTCCCCGACGCCTCCGTCCTGCCTGACCGCGCGCAGGTCGTCGCCGAGCAGTTGGGGCCCGGTCCGGCGGGTTGGGCTGTCGAACTGGCCGCGTTGATGGCTGCCAACATCACCGCCGCGATCCCTGAGCTGTCGGTGGATGCAGTGGCCGACGAGATTGCCAAAGGCTGCGAGGCCGTGGCATTGGGCGCGCTGTCGGCACTTGCCCTCGACGACGACGTGGCGGTCACGACGATGCCGGAACTATTGGCCGGCCCGATGGAGGTGGTGGCGCGCGGCATCGGCGTCGAGCACGTGCTCCGCAGCATCCACGTCGCCCACGCCACCGCCGCGCAGGTGATGCTCGACGCCGCCGAACACGTCGTACCCGAATCACAACGCTTCAGCGAAATGCGGCGAATCAGCGACACGTTGTTCGGCATCGTCGAGGTTTTGACCGAACGGATGGCCGACGAGTACGCCCGCGCCCGCGAGGCCTGGGTGACCAGTTCGGTGGCCCGACGCACAGAAGTCGTGGAAGACATTCTGCAGGGCACCGCCGTACCGATGGACCGGGCAATCCGGATCCTGGGTTACGACCTGAACCGCTGGCATGTGGCGCTGATCGCCTGGACCTCCCCAACCGTGCCGAGCGAACCGCTTCATCTCAGGACCGCGGCCTGCGAGGCCCTCGCCGCTGCCGGGTGCACCGCGACACTCACACTTCCCGTTGGGGCCCAACGCGTTTGGGCGTGGGGTTCGCGGACGTCGCACGCACCGGAGCCGGCCGTCCCGACGGAGCCTCCGATTTCCGGCATTCGTATCGCCATCGGGACGGCGGGAGCCGGCGTCGATGGGTTCCGCCGCAGCCATCGGGAAGCCGCCGAGGCGGCGCGAGTCGGCGCGATGTCGACCCGCGACACGTCGTCGTTCTCGTACCAGGATCTCGATATCGTCGCGATGCTCAGCACTGACTTGCCCGCAGCCCGTGCATTCGTCGCCCGCGAACTCGGCGGCTTGGTCGACACCATCGAGTCCGTCGCCACGGTACGTCGCACCCTCAAGCGCTACCTCGACCTCGACAGAAGTCTGGCCGGCACCGCTGCCGACCTCCTTATCGCCCGCAACACCGTCGCCTATCGCGTGCAACGCGCCGAGCAGCTTCGAGGCCATCCCGCGACGGTTCGCCGCCTGCAACTACACGCCGCACTCACCCTCGCAGAGGAACTCGGCGATGCCGTTCTGGGAGCAGCGAACCCGAAGTCGGACTGA
- a CDS encoding NmrA family NAD(P)-binding protein yields the protein MILVTSAAGGVGRPLVRGLVADDRTVRAFVKNEDQARRSKADGATEVVIGDLRRPGDLESALHGVSQIYHAAPTQLIDELPVVERLIAAARAERLDHIVFHSVIHPDIAELPHHHQKLLAENKLRDSGLPVTVLRPSHYMQNVLDFWDFFGAGLLPYPTSPESRMGVIDVVDIAAAAAQVLTHPEGHIGQTYDLSTVELNRHEMARIWSRVLGHPMTAVRIPPGSLTNPLLAVGPFGGAIVRSLASTRFRSVPDIIRGLRAAPNARGFRSWPADAQDTYVRMMTYYDVHGLPAGNFDDLAKVLPRPATSYEQFARRVAAEHGVATA from the coding sequence ATGATTCTGGTTACCAGCGCAGCAGGCGGTGTCGGACGTCCGCTGGTTCGGGGTCTCGTGGCCGACGATCGCACCGTACGGGCTTTCGTCAAGAACGAAGACCAAGCACGACGATCGAAGGCCGACGGCGCGACCGAAGTCGTGATCGGAGATCTCCGACGACCCGGCGACCTCGAATCGGCACTGCATGGAGTGAGCCAGATCTATCACGCCGCTCCGACCCAGCTCATCGACGAGCTGCCGGTGGTCGAAAGACTGATCGCGGCGGCCCGGGCCGAGCGGCTGGACCACATCGTCTTCCACTCGGTCATCCATCCCGATATCGCCGAATTGCCCCATCATCACCAAAAGCTGTTGGCGGAAAACAAGTTACGAGACTCGGGTCTGCCCGTGACGGTCCTTCGCCCCTCGCATTACATGCAGAACGTCCTGGATTTCTGGGACTTCTTCGGCGCGGGCCTGCTGCCGTATCCCACCTCACCGGAGAGCCGGATGGGAGTGATCGACGTCGTAGACATCGCTGCCGCAGCGGCCCAGGTGTTGACGCATCCCGAGGGGCACATCGGCCAGACGTATGACCTGTCCACCGTCGAACTCAATCGTCATGAGATGGCCCGGATCTGGAGCCGAGTGCTCGGCCATCCCATGACTGCCGTTCGGATTCCGCCGGGGTCGTTGACGAATCCACTGCTGGCCGTCGGGCCGTTCGGCGGTGCAATCGTGCGATCACTGGCGTCGACAAGATTCCGCTCCGTCCCCGACATCATTCGTGGGCTGCGGGCCGCACCGAATGCCCGCGGTTTCCGTAGTTGGCCGGCCGACGCCCAGGACACCTACGTGCGGATGATGACGTATTACGACGTCCATGGATTACCCGCCGGCAACTTCGATGATCTGGCGAAGGTGTTGCCGCGGCCGGCCACCAGCTACGAACAGTTCGCGCGCCGTGTCGCTGCAGAGCACGGGGTCGCCACGGCATGA
- a CDS encoding SDR family NAD(P)-dependent oxidoreductase: MAKPFRASRALITGASSGIGEAFARALAKRGCDLVLVARRRDRLDALAAQLEAEYGITCARIAFDLAGEAPGSRLRDLVNGDIDLVINNAGFATQGPFLDGDASDYARVLAVDIRAVVDICHAFLPAMVACRHGAIMNICSTTAYQPVPSLSVYAASKSFVLSFSQSLWYEAKRHGIKVFSFAPGPTRTEFFDVIGETATVVGRMQTADQVAAAGLRALDRRRTPPSVVSGVGNTASAALARLVPRRVLMPALARSLRPPQHLNDANHR; the protein is encoded by the coding sequence ATGGCCAAGCCGTTCCGCGCTTCGCGCGCGCTCATCACCGGTGCCAGTTCGGGAATCGGCGAAGCCTTCGCCCGGGCGCTCGCGAAGCGCGGTTGCGACCTCGTATTGGTGGCGCGCCGGCGGGATCGGCTCGACGCGCTCGCAGCCCAGCTCGAGGCGGAGTATGGAATCACCTGCGCCCGAATCGCTTTCGACCTGGCCGGGGAAGCGCCGGGCAGCCGATTGCGCGACCTCGTCAACGGCGATATCGACCTGGTCATCAACAACGCCGGCTTCGCCACTCAAGGTCCGTTCCTTGACGGCGACGCGAGTGACTACGCGCGGGTGCTCGCGGTCGACATCAGGGCGGTCGTCGACATCTGTCATGCGTTTCTGCCCGCAATGGTCGCGTGTCGGCACGGCGCCATCATGAACATCTGCAGCACCACCGCCTATCAACCGGTGCCTTCTCTGTCCGTGTATGCGGCATCGAAGTCTTTCGTGCTCAGCTTCAGCCAATCCTTGTGGTACGAAGCAAAACGGCACGGAATCAAGGTGTTTTCGTTCGCCCCGGGCCCTACTCGCACCGAGTTCTTCGACGTGATCGGCGAAACCGCCACGGTGGTGGGCCGAATGCAGACCGCGGACCAGGTCGCTGCAGCCGGCCTGAGGGCACTCGATCGCCGCCGCACTCCCCCGTCGGTGGTCTCGGGAGTCGGCAATACGGCGTCAGCAGCACTGGCCCGGTTGGTTCCCCGGCGCGTACTCATGCCGGCCCTGGCTCGCTCGTTGCGTCCGCCACAGCATCTGAATGATGCCAACCATCGCTAG
- a CDS encoding TetR family transcriptional regulator — protein sequence MGSKAHRSDPERRAAVERVLGGQRASVVARELGVHPATLYRWVHDASDGVAETPLTDVRLMHATQSLLRDHDYSQITVEQVARYSGVALRTAFHHFESKRELFRAAIDNAATVLIDAMGRRYRDAEWPSEPLLQLSLFLRLSAEAIYATPAAHVLFRDLGVPRSDSFALRWHDTFEQAVAQLLSRAADAEAIDSDTDIAAAAHTITGAMRGIHAAVFDGGDPAQALRIVARLHLTVLPG from the coding sequence ATGGGTTCCAAGGCGCACCGAAGCGACCCCGAGCGTCGCGCCGCCGTAGAACGTGTCCTCGGGGGGCAGCGCGCATCGGTCGTCGCCCGGGAGTTGGGGGTGCACCCGGCCACGCTGTACCGATGGGTGCACGACGCATCGGACGGTGTTGCCGAGACCCCCCTCACCGACGTCCGTTTGATGCACGCCACGCAGTCATTGCTGCGAGATCACGACTACAGCCAGATCACGGTCGAACAAGTGGCCCGGTATTCCGGCGTCGCGCTGCGTACCGCTTTCCATCATTTCGAGAGCAAACGTGAACTCTTCCGGGCCGCGATCGACAACGCGGCCACGGTCTTGATCGACGCCATGGGCCGGCGGTACCGAGATGCCGAATGGCCATCCGAGCCATTACTGCAGTTGAGCTTGTTCCTTCGACTGTCGGCCGAAGCCATTTACGCCACGCCGGCTGCGCACGTCCTGTTTCGCGACCTCGGCGTTCCGCGGTCGGATAGCTTCGCTCTGCGCTGGCACGACACGTTCGAGCAGGCGGTTGCGCAACTGCTCAGTAGGGCGGCAGACGCCGAAGCGATCGACAGCGACACCGACATCGCGGCAGCGGCCCACACGATCACCGGCGCGATGCGCGGCATACATGCCGCAGTATTCGACGGCGGCGACCCGGCGCAGGCACTGAGAATCGTCGCTCGGCTCCACCTCACCGTGTTACCTGGCTGA
- a CDS encoding FAD-binding oxidoreductase, whose translation MTRVFAGRHPAPRLARVHTALPSLIADLPADAVVTDPDIVASYRQDRALDPDAGTPIAVVRPRSTEEVQTVLRWASAHKIAVVPRGAGTSLSGGATAVDGGIVLTTERMRDIVVDTATRTAVVQPGLLNAEVKKAVAAHGLWYPPDPSSFEICSIGGNVATNAGGLCCVKYGVTTDYILGLQVVLADGTAVRLGGPRLKDVAGLSLTKLFVGSEGTLGIVTEATLRLLPPQHRGCTVVASFDSVRAAADAVVTVTGRIRPSMLEFMDDVAINAVEDKLKMGLDRSAKAMLVAASDDRGPAGVEDTEFMARVFTEAGATEVFLTDDPDEGEAFVAARRFAIPAVEAKGPLLLEDVGVPLPALADLVDGVGEIARKHDLLISVIAHAGDGNTHPLIVHDPNDAENTRRANIAFGEIMDLAVSLGGTITGEHGVGRLKRPWLAGQLGPEVMELNRRIKAALDPDNILNPGAGI comes from the coding sequence ATGACGCGAGTCTTCGCTGGTCGCCACCCGGCTCCTAGACTTGCCCGCGTGCATACCGCGCTGCCGAGCCTCATCGCCGACCTGCCCGCCGACGCCGTCGTCACCGATCCCGACATCGTCGCGTCCTACCGACAGGACCGCGCGCTGGATCCCGACGCCGGCACCCCCATCGCGGTGGTGCGACCGCGCAGCACCGAGGAGGTGCAGACGGTCCTGCGGTGGGCCAGCGCGCACAAGATCGCGGTGGTGCCGCGCGGCGCCGGCACCAGCCTGTCCGGCGGGGCGACGGCCGTCGACGGCGGCATCGTGCTCACCACCGAACGGATGCGCGACATCGTCGTCGACACGGCAACCCGCACCGCCGTGGTGCAGCCCGGCCTGCTCAACGCCGAGGTGAAGAAAGCCGTTGCGGCCCATGGCCTCTGGTATCCGCCCGATCCGTCGTCGTTCGAGATCTGCAGCATCGGCGGCAACGTCGCCACCAATGCCGGCGGCCTGTGCTGCGTGAAGTACGGCGTCACCACCGACTACATCCTGGGCCTGCAGGTGGTGCTGGCCGACGGCACCGCGGTGCGGCTCGGTGGTCCGCGACTGAAAGACGTTGCGGGACTGAGCCTCACCAAACTGTTCGTCGGCAGCGAGGGCACCCTCGGCATCGTCACCGAGGCGACCCTGCGCCTGCTGCCGCCACAGCACCGCGGCTGCACCGTGGTGGCGAGCTTCGACTCGGTGCGCGCGGCCGCCGACGCCGTCGTGACCGTCACCGGCCGGATTCGCCCGTCGATGCTGGAGTTCATGGACGACGTCGCCATCAACGCCGTCGAGGACAAACTCAAGATGGGCCTGGATCGCAGCGCCAAGGCCATGCTGGTCGCGGCCTCCGACGACCGCGGTCCGGCGGGCGTCGAGGACACCGAGTTCATGGCCCGCGTGTTCACCGAAGCCGGTGCGACAGAAGTGTTTTTGACCGACGACCCCGACGAGGGCGAGGCCTTCGTGGCGGCCCGGCGGTTCGCGATCCCGGCCGTGGAGGCCAAGGGCCCACTGCTCCTGGAAGACGTCGGTGTGCCGCTGCCCGCGCTGGCGGACCTGGTCGATGGCGTCGGTGAGATCGCCCGCAAGCACGACCTGCTGATCTCGGTGATCGCCCATGCCGGAGACGGCAACACCCACCCGCTGATCGTCCACGACCCGAACGACGCCGAGAACACCCGGCGCGCCAACATCGCGTTCGGCGAGATCATGGACCTGGCCGTGTCGCTCGGCGGCACCATCACCGGCGAGCACGGTGTCGGCCGGCTCAAGCGGCCCTGGCTGGCCGGGCAACTCGGCCCGGAGGTCATGGAACTGAACCGCCGGATCAAAGCGGCACTGGATCCCGACAACATCCTGAATCCGGGGGCGGGGATCTGA
- a CDS encoding TetR/AcrR family transcriptional regulator, which translates to MSGARHYGGMSGADRVADRRRRFIAAGLELMGTKGIPATTLRGVAEQAGLAARYFAESFPTIEDLHIAVFDEIVAELEERGLAAIADTDGGPRARSRAALGALADLLLTDARKGRVVLIESGSSPVLGPRRLAEAQRFAGIVAGLNESGSELRPLDLQLAAQFVIGGVGETLTAVLVGAITVDRDDLIDMLNDLLFAALRGVRTTAGAVRTG; encoded by the coding sequence GTGAGTGGGGCACGGCACTACGGCGGCATGAGCGGCGCCGACCGCGTCGCCGACCGGCGGCGTCGCTTCATTGCGGCAGGCCTGGAGCTGATGGGCACCAAAGGCATCCCCGCGACCACCCTGCGTGGCGTGGCGGAGCAGGCCGGCCTCGCGGCGCGCTACTTCGCCGAGTCGTTTCCGACGATCGAAGACCTGCACATCGCCGTATTCGACGAAATCGTGGCCGAACTGGAAGAGCGCGGACTCGCCGCGATCGCCGATACCGACGGCGGTCCGCGCGCTCGCTCACGCGCGGCACTCGGGGCACTGGCCGATCTCTTGCTGACCGATGCGCGCAAGGGCCGCGTGGTCCTGATCGAGTCCGGCTCCTCACCCGTCCTCGGCCCACGCCGCCTCGCCGAGGCTCAGCGGTTCGCGGGCATCGTCGCCGGACTGAATGAATCCGGCTCCGAACTGCGACCACTCGATCTGCAGCTGGCGGCGCAGTTCGTCATCGGCGGGGTCGGTGAGACGCTCACCGCAGTCCTCGTCGGGGCGATCACCGTCGACCGGGACGACCTGATCGACATGCTGAACGACCTGTTGTTTGCCGCATTACGCGGAGTCCGCACAACTGCCGGTGCCGTCAGAACGGGATGA
- a CDS encoding oxygenase MpaB family protein yields the protein MTMTASPVGAGVEPWHPSQPHAELAADVRWWLGSPLSLGLFGRLALDQVAYRPIAAAVDWSGRFQENFTDRGIRSLAFGMLMLFGDEADRRGDTEELKRLHAGVRGTGNGEFADTRFSALDPELWNWIAVSSLNLFYRGYIAVRGEDLDAEQREAVYRTLRWMMSYLELPSARAKLPETLADMEAYYDRVAEQHLADNAFLQYADESFDTLPVPALLPKQLRVLLLPLWNVVTPIALRVPKVLGRRHAHPKMRELLGIRSTPLNRLEYALYLKASQMAWRYLPRAVVLDPLAYNRYRYERLRSAYHRVQLDSFAA from the coding sequence ATGACCATGACTGCATCGCCCGTGGGGGCCGGGGTGGAGCCGTGGCACCCGAGCCAGCCGCATGCGGAGCTGGCGGCCGACGTCCGGTGGTGGTTGGGCTCGCCGCTGAGCCTCGGGCTCTTCGGGCGCCTCGCGCTCGACCAGGTGGCGTACCGCCCGATCGCGGCGGCGGTCGATTGGTCCGGACGATTTCAGGAGAACTTCACCGACCGCGGCATCAGGTCGCTCGCCTTCGGCATGCTCATGCTGTTCGGCGACGAGGCCGACCGGCGCGGAGACACCGAGGAACTCAAACGGCTGCATGCCGGCGTGCGGGGAACCGGCAACGGCGAGTTCGCCGACACGCGGTTCAGCGCCCTCGACCCCGAACTCTGGAATTGGATCGCCGTCAGCTCGCTGAATCTGTTCTACCGGGGCTACATCGCGGTCCGCGGTGAAGACCTCGATGCCGAGCAGCGCGAGGCCGTGTATCGGACCCTCCGGTGGATGATGAGCTATCTGGAGCTGCCCAGCGCTCGGGCCAAACTGCCCGAGACCCTGGCCGACATGGAGGCGTACTACGACCGCGTCGCCGAACAGCACTTGGCGGACAACGCATTTCTGCAATATGCCGACGAAAGCTTCGACACGTTGCCCGTGCCGGCCTTGCTCCCCAAGCAACTGCGGGTGCTCCTGCTGCCGCTGTGGAACGTGGTGACACCGATTGCGTTGCGGGTCCCGAAGGTGCTTGGCCGGCGCCACGCCCACCCGAAGATGCGGGAGCTGCTCGGCATTCGGTCGACGCCCCTGAACCGGCTCGAATATGCCCTGTACCTGAAGGCCTCCCAGATGGCCTGGCGGTACCTGCCGCGCGCTGTCGTCCTCGATCCCTTGGCGTACAACCGCTACCGCTACGAACGGCTGCGCTCGGCCTACCACCGCGTGCAATTGGACAGCTTCGCCGCTTAG